Proteins encoded together in one Variovorax paradoxus window:
- a CDS encoding aspartate kinase encodes MWVVKIGGSLCSDPVLPQWLDLLTQIGGGRVTVVCGGGTFADEVRRVQAHWQFNDLAAHNMAVLAMAQTAYQLHALNPALQLATRKTEIPELLRRGKTALWLPLELRRDKPDSRTGWEATSDTIALDLAKHLNAEQLVLVKSCAIDPQMTLDELGEAGVVDQQFAGRSGDAAFPITLLHKNQLETMRALLLGEATFVPR; translated from the coding sequence ATGTGGGTCGTCAAGATCGGCGGCAGCCTTTGCTCTGACCCGGTGCTGCCGCAGTGGCTCGATCTGCTCACGCAGATCGGCGGCGGACGGGTGACCGTGGTCTGCGGCGGCGGCACCTTTGCCGACGAAGTGCGGCGCGTGCAGGCGCACTGGCAGTTCAACGACCTGGCCGCGCACAACATGGCGGTGCTGGCCATGGCGCAAACGGCGTATCAGCTGCATGCACTGAACCCGGCGCTGCAGCTCGCAACACGCAAGACCGAAATCCCCGAGCTGCTTCGGCGCGGAAAAACAGCGCTGTGGCTGCCGCTGGAACTTCGGCGCGACAAGCCCGATTCGCGCACGGGCTGGGAGGCCACTTCAGACACGATTGCACTCGACCTGGCAAAGCACCTGAATGCCGAGCAACTCGTGCTGGTCAAGTCTTGCGCCATCGATCCGCAGATGACGCTGGACGAGCTGGGCGAGGCGGGAGTGGTCGACCAGCAGTTTGCCGGCCGCTCTGGAGACGCCGCGTTTCCGATCACGCTGCTTCACAAGAACCAGTTGGAGACCATGCGGGCGCTGCTGTTGGGCGAAGCCACCTTCGTCCCGCGCTGA
- a CDS encoding hydantoinase/oxoprolinase family protein, which yields MPSPERITVGWDIGGAHVKACLLQGGEVVDVAQWGCPLWQGLDHLARALQAARARWPAFGEARHAVTMTGEMVDLFPDREAGVRGIAAALAATLPSGPGALHFFAGDAGWCTPAQVTRHWEHIASANWLATARHAALVFPQGVLVDIGSTTTDLIAFGNERVLATSRTDAERLVSGELAYHGVVRTPVCALTQRIEWRGRASHVMNEFFATTADVYRLCGELDPAHDLYPSADNAAKTLPATRQRLARMVGLDERDASADEWLELARAWRGAQVEAIGSQLRRVLAAHALKREAVIVSAGCGAFLVPDLAAAAATAASAPHRLASYGGDVASVARHAAAGTGAWAQVCAPSVAVAALFEREHD from the coding sequence GTGCCGTCGCCTGAACGAATCACCGTCGGGTGGGACATAGGCGGTGCGCACGTCAAGGCGTGCCTGCTGCAAGGCGGCGAGGTGGTCGACGTGGCGCAATGGGGTTGCCCGCTCTGGCAAGGCCTGGACCACCTGGCGCGTGCGCTGCAGGCCGCCCGCGCGCGCTGGCCGGCTTTCGGCGAGGCACGCCATGCCGTGACCATGACGGGCGAAATGGTCGACCTGTTCCCCGACCGCGAAGCCGGCGTGCGGGGCATTGCGGCTGCGCTGGCGGCAACGCTTCCTTCAGGGCCGGGTGCCTTGCATTTCTTTGCCGGAGACGCCGGCTGGTGCACACCCGCGCAAGTCACGCGGCATTGGGAGCACATTGCCTCGGCCAACTGGCTCGCCACCGCGCGGCATGCCGCGCTGGTGTTTCCGCAAGGCGTGCTGGTCGACATCGGCAGCACCACCACCGACCTGATCGCCTTCGGCAACGAACGCGTGCTGGCCACCAGCCGCACCGATGCCGAGCGCCTGGTGAGCGGAGAGCTTGCCTACCACGGCGTGGTGCGCACGCCCGTGTGTGCGCTCACGCAGCGCATCGAATGGCGCGGCCGGGCAAGCCACGTGATGAACGAATTCTTCGCCACCACGGCCGACGTCTACCGGCTGTGCGGCGAACTCGACCCCGCGCACGACCTGTACCCGAGCGCCGACAACGCCGCCAAGACCCTGCCCGCCACGCGCCAGCGGCTTGCGCGCATGGTGGGCCTGGACGAGCGCGATGCCTCCGCCGACGAATGGCTGGAGCTTGCGCGTGCCTGGCGCGGGGCGCAGGTCGAGGCCATCGGTTCGCAGCTGCGCCGCGTACTGGCCGCGCATGCGCTCAAGCGCGAGGCCGTGATCGTGAGCGCAGGCTGCGGCGCGTTCCTGGTGCCGGACCTTGCAGCGGCGGCGGCAACAGCCGCGTCCGCGCCGCACCGCCTTGCCTCTTATGGCGGCGACGTCGCCAGCGTGGCGCGCCATGCCGCCGCGGGCACCGGCGCATGGGCTCAGGTGTGCGCACCCAGCGTGGCGGTGGCGGCACTGTTCGAAAGGGAGCACGACTGA
- a CDS encoding ATP-grasp domain-containing protein translates to MTTRVFVYEYLSGGGWSDYGDDAAADELLPLGLSMRDAMVADLMRVADCSVSAAVCEPGNTLPAGAMPLRPLANESAFDFVARQSVLHDVVWLVAPETDGLLARFQRTVGNARWLGCSAGAIELTAGKKATLAHLAAHGVPTPLAFVNAPEIERWVVKPDDGAGGVATHVHTRHADALEDRARRTHAGATLTLEPWIEGEALSLSLLCTEQNAEMLSINRQCISIDAHGSLSFDGVSVDALGRDDPRWQPLAALAMQVARAVPGLSGFTGIDLVWHPRHGAVVIEVNPRVTCAYVGLSAALGRNLAAELLADRFRGEAQQREPARAVA, encoded by the coding sequence ATGACGACACGCGTATTTGTCTACGAGTATCTCAGCGGTGGCGGCTGGAGCGACTACGGCGACGACGCGGCCGCCGATGAATTGCTGCCGCTCGGCCTCTCGATGCGCGACGCCATGGTGGCCGACTTGATGCGCGTGGCCGATTGTTCGGTCTCGGCGGCAGTCTGCGAACCGGGGAACACCCTGCCCGCCGGAGCCATGCCGCTGCGGCCGCTCGCCAATGAATCGGCCTTCGACTTTGTCGCGCGCCAGAGCGTGCTGCACGACGTGGTGTGGCTGGTCGCGCCCGAGACGGACGGGCTGTTGGCCAGGTTCCAACGCACGGTTGGCAATGCACGCTGGCTGGGCTGCAGCGCCGGCGCCATCGAACTGACAGCGGGCAAGAAGGCCACGCTCGCGCACTTGGCGGCCCACGGCGTGCCAACGCCCCTGGCGTTTGTGAACGCGCCCGAAATAGAACGCTGGGTGGTCAAACCCGATGACGGCGCCGGCGGCGTGGCCACCCATGTGCACACCCGCCATGCGGATGCGCTCGAAGACCGGGCTCGGCGCACGCATGCCGGCGCAACCTTGACGCTGGAGCCCTGGATAGAGGGCGAAGCCCTGAGCCTCTCGCTGCTTTGCACGGAGCAAAATGCCGAAATGCTGAGCATCAACCGCCAGTGCATTTCGATCGATGCACACGGAAGCCTGTCGTTCGACGGTGTGAGCGTCGATGCGCTTGGCCGCGATGACCCGCGCTGGCAGCCGCTGGCCGCACTGGCCATGCAGGTGGCGCGTGCCGTCCCCGGCCTCAGCGGGTTCACGGGTATCGACCTGGTGTGGCACCCGCGGCACGGGGCAGTGGTCATCGAGGTGAACCCGCGCGTCACTTGCGCCTATGTCGGGCTCTCGGCCGCACTGGGCCGCAACCTTGCGGCCGAACTGCTGGCAGACCGCTTCCGCGGCGAAGCCCAGCAACGGGAACCTGCACGTGCCGTCGCCTGA
- a CDS encoding HisA/HisF-related TIM barrel protein codes for MTSQLNLIPVVDLLKGQVVRAVRGDRKSYRPIVSALCASSDPVTVARILCDHCAARQLYVADLDALQGGAVQVAVLADMLEALPHIELWLDAGLADAAAGEALQKQLGAFASRIVLVFGSESLRSREALERCFENADGDAEGDAPGAALSLDRRDGQRLDHAGCWDAVDLWPRRLIVMTLERVGSGAGPDLETLQEVRRLAPGAMVIGAGGIRSPEDLALASAAGADAWLVASALHDLQLPRVHR; via the coding sequence ATGACTTCCCAACTGAACCTGATCCCCGTCGTCGACTTGCTGAAGGGCCAGGTGGTAAGGGCGGTGCGAGGCGATCGCAAGTCTTACCGGCCGATCGTCTCGGCGCTGTGCGCAAGCAGCGATCCGGTGACGGTGGCGCGCATCCTTTGCGACCACTGCGCGGCGCGGCAGCTCTACGTGGCCGACCTCGACGCGCTGCAAGGCGGCGCGGTGCAGGTCGCGGTGCTCGCCGACATGCTGGAGGCGTTGCCCCATATCGAACTCTGGCTTGACGCGGGTCTGGCGGATGCCGCGGCTGGCGAGGCACTGCAGAAGCAGCTCGGGGCCTTTGCCTCGCGCATCGTGCTGGTGTTCGGAAGCGAATCGCTGCGTTCGCGCGAAGCCCTTGAGCGCTGTTTCGAAAACGCCGACGGCGATGCTGAAGGGGACGCGCCTGGCGCAGCCTTGTCGCTGGACCGCCGCGACGGCCAGCGGCTCGACCATGCCGGCTGTTGGGACGCGGTCGACCTGTGGCCGCGTCGGCTCATCGTGATGACGCTCGAGCGTGTCGGCTCCGGCGCCGGGCCCGACCTGGAAACCCTGCAAGAGGTGCGGCGGCTGGCCCCCGGCGCCATGGTCATAGGCGCCGGCGGAATCCGCAGCCCCGAAGACCTGGCGCTTGCCAGTGCTGCCGGCGCCGACGCCTGGCTGGTCGCCAGCGCGCTGCACGACCTGCAGTTGCCGCGCGTGCACCGCTGA
- a CDS encoding formylmethanofuran dehydrogenase, translating to MSELDPAAAQPGHPPWTCPFCPLLCDTFGVDLGPPGTSLKLVGSDCPRANAALAAFDGAPVALQPQVDGRDCDLDAAIAAAASLLAASHQPLFGGLGTDVAGARALYALACETGAICDPAQGQAMMHGLRALQDRGGFTTTLAEIKTRAELIVCMTGDPTARYPEFFRRCGVGERDDVQTEMLPMSGDMFDTVGLLAALVAGRVPAGDERVPAELMALAARLQAARYSVLVYEPGRLPGQGALIVEAIQRIVATLNRSTRAASLSLGGGDGAATVNQVFAWLSGLPLRSRAGPLGLEHEPLCFDAGRLLADDAVDMLLWVSSYGPEPAPPQAGMPRIMLGHPGMRPQGGEASARRQVFIPVSTPGIGCSGHLFRTDGSVLLPLRPLYEDGLPGVDDVVKRLTQAVKALKRERAQ from the coding sequence ATGAGCGAACTCGACCCCGCCGCCGCGCAGCCCGGCCACCCTCCGTGGACCTGCCCGTTCTGCCCCCTGTTGTGCGATACCTTCGGCGTCGACCTCGGCCCGCCCGGCACGTCGCTGAAGCTCGTCGGCAGCGATTGCCCACGGGCGAACGCCGCGCTGGCTGCGTTCGACGGCGCGCCCGTCGCTTTGCAGCCACAGGTCGATGGGCGCGACTGCGACCTCGATGCCGCCATTGCCGCGGCGGCCTCGCTGCTCGCGGCCAGCCATCAGCCTCTGTTCGGCGGCCTTGGAACCGACGTGGCAGGCGCCCGCGCGCTGTATGCATTGGCCTGCGAAACCGGCGCCATCTGCGACCCGGCGCAGGGGCAGGCCATGATGCATGGGCTGCGCGCACTGCAAGACCGTGGCGGGTTTACCACCACGCTGGCTGAAATAAAAACGCGGGCCGAGCTGATCGTCTGCATGACGGGCGACCCCACGGCGCGGTATCCCGAATTCTTTCGCCGATGCGGCGTAGGCGAGCGTGATGACGTTCAAACCGAAATGCTGCCCATGTCGGGCGACATGTTCGATACCGTGGGCCTGCTCGCGGCTTTGGTGGCGGGCCGCGTTCCGGCAGGCGACGAGCGCGTGCCGGCCGAGTTGATGGCCTTGGCGGCGCGGTTGCAGGCGGCGCGCTATTCGGTGCTGGTGTACGAGCCTGGCCGCCTGCCGGGGCAGGGCGCATTGATCGTCGAGGCCATCCAGCGCATCGTCGCCACGCTCAACCGGAGCACGCGCGCGGCGTCGCTCTCGTTGGGCGGCGGTGACGGCGCTGCCACCGTCAACCAGGTGTTCGCCTGGCTTTCCGGCTTGCCGCTGCGCTCGCGCGCCGGGCCGTTGGGCCTGGAACATGAGCCGCTGTGCTTCGATGCCGGTCGCCTGTTGGCCGACGACGCCGTCGACATGCTGCTGTGGGTCTCGAGCTACGGCCCCGAGCCCGCTCCGCCCCAGGCCGGCATGCCGCGCATCATGCTCGGGCATCCGGGCATGCGGCCGCAGGGTGGGGAGGCGAGTGCGCGAAGGCAGGTGTTCATCCCCGTATCGACACCCGGCATCGGTTGCAGCGGCCATCTGTTTCGCACCGACGGCTCGGTGCTGCTGCCGTTGCGTCCGTTGTACGAAGACGGATTGCCCGGTGTGGACGATGTCGTCAAACGCCTGACGCAGGCGGTAAAGGCGCTGAAGCGGGAGCGGGCGCAATGA
- a CDS encoding formylmethanofuran dehydrogenase subunit A, whose amino-acid sequence MTTLCLRGGRIIDPTNGRDEVRDLYVRDGRMVELAPHEAATEEIDIGGCIVMAGGIDMHTHIGGGKVNLARMLLPEDHRANANPLALPDNLLELASCGGCAPGTLATGYRYVEMGYTAAFEPAMMACNARHTHMEMGDTPILDHGAYVMLGNDELFLRMLAEGWDFERIRDYAGWTINASKAMGVKVVNPGGISAFKFNQRKLDVDENHVHWQVTPRQVVHTLARALRELGVPHPLHIHGSNLGVAGNIQSTLDTIAALDGLPGHLTHIQFHAYGTEGPKKFSSAALQLSEVVNANKNVSIDVGQIMFGQTVTASGDTMRQHAQSGLADPRKWIGADIECEAGCGVVPFRYREQSYVNALQWVIGLEIFLLVDDPWRVVLTTDHPNGGPFTSYPHLIRLLMDRSFREEQLAKLHPEVAAQAALRSITRELSLYEIAIMTRAGPARLLGLRDRGHLGAGAAADIAVYRENENREAMFATPEYVFKDGVLVSRAGRVTAVPTGGTHFVAPEYDRGIEQRLRRHLAAHGSVNFDHIAIGHDELCRCCNGGRLLPAECFQEASS is encoded by the coding sequence ATGACGACGCTGTGCCTGCGCGGCGGCCGCATCATCGACCCCACCAACGGCCGCGACGAAGTTCGCGACCTGTACGTGCGCGACGGCCGCATGGTGGAGCTTGCGCCGCACGAGGCCGCCACCGAAGAGATCGACATCGGCGGCTGCATCGTCATGGCCGGCGGCATCGACATGCACACCCACATCGGCGGCGGCAAGGTCAACCTTGCGCGCATGCTGCTGCCCGAAGACCATCGCGCCAACGCCAACCCCCTGGCGCTGCCGGACAACCTGCTGGAGCTTGCATCGTGCGGCGGCTGCGCGCCCGGCACGCTGGCCACCGGCTACCGCTATGTGGAGATGGGCTACACGGCGGCCTTCGAGCCGGCCATGATGGCTTGCAACGCACGCCACACACACATGGAAATGGGCGACACGCCCATCCTCGACCATGGCGCATACGTCATGCTCGGCAACGACGAGCTCTTCTTGCGCATGCTGGCCGAGGGATGGGACTTCGAGCGCATTCGCGACTACGCCGGTTGGACCATCAACGCCAGCAAGGCCATGGGCGTGAAGGTGGTGAACCCGGGCGGCATCTCGGCCTTCAAGTTCAACCAGCGCAAGCTCGATGTCGACGAGAACCATGTGCACTGGCAGGTCACGCCCAGGCAGGTGGTGCACACGCTGGCTCGCGCGCTGCGCGAGCTTGGCGTCCCGCATCCGCTGCACATCCACGGCAGCAACCTGGGGGTGGCGGGCAACATCCAGTCCACGCTCGACACCATCGCCGCGCTCGACGGCTTGCCCGGCCACCTGACGCACATCCAGTTCCACGCCTACGGCACCGAGGGGCCGAAGAAATTTTCTTCCGCCGCGCTGCAGCTTTCGGAGGTGGTGAACGCCAACAAGAACGTGAGCATCGACGTCGGCCAGATCATGTTCGGGCAGACCGTCACGGCCTCGGGCGACACCATGCGCCAGCATGCCCAATCGGGCCTGGCCGATCCGCGCAAGTGGATCGGCGCCGACATCGAATGCGAAGCCGGCTGCGGCGTGGTGCCGTTCCGCTACCGCGAGCAGAGCTATGTGAACGCGCTGCAGTGGGTCATCGGGCTCGAAATTTTCTTGCTGGTCGACGATCCATGGCGCGTGGTGCTCACCACCGACCACCCCAACGGTGGCCCGTTCACCAGCTACCCGCACCTGATCCGCCTGCTGATGGACCGCAGCTTTCGCGAGGAGCAGCTGGCCAAGCTGCACCCCGAGGTGGCGGCACAGGCCGCGCTGCGTTCGATCACGCGCGAGCTTTCGCTCTACGAGATTGCCATCATGACCCGCGCAGGGCCCGCCCGCCTGCTCGGCCTTCGGGACCGCGGACACCTGGGTGCGGGCGCCGCGGCCGACATCGCGGTGTACCGCGAGAATGAAAACCGCGAGGCCATGTTCGCCACGCCCGAATACGTGTTCAAGGACGGCGTGCTTGTTTCGCGCGCCGGGCGTGTCACCGCGGTGCCCACTGGCGGCACGCACTTTGTGGCGCCGGAGTACGACCGCGGCATCGAGCAGCGGCTGCGCCGGCATCTGGCGGCGCACGGCTCGGTCAACTTCGACCACATTGCCATTGGCCACGACGAGCTTTGCCGCTGCTGCAACGGCGGGCGCCTGCTGCCGGCCGAGTGTTTCCAGGAGGCGTCGTCATGA
- the fhcD gene encoding formylmethanofuran--tetrahydromethanopterin N-formyltransferase has product MTDSSSVQRNGVVIDATFAEAFPMKATRIVITAHTPEWARHAAVSATGFATSVIACGCEAGIERELGPHETPDGRPGVNVLIFSMSGKELGKQLERRVGQCVLTCPTTAVFAGLPRTAGGDVAALGKNLRFFGDGWQISKVIDGVRYWRVPVMDGEFVAQEDTPVVKAVGGGNLLLLARDTDGALAAAEAAVAAMKRLPNVVMPFPGGVVRSGSKVGSRYANLNASTNDAFCPSLVGLVPHSELASKGGAHAGIGCVMEIVIDGLTEGDVAAAMRVGMQAAIGIGPAGGLLRISAGNYGGKLGPFHFHLHKLLGVGDGP; this is encoded by the coding sequence ATGACCGACTCATCATCTGTCCAGCGCAACGGCGTCGTCATCGACGCGACCTTTGCCGAAGCCTTTCCGATGAAGGCCACCCGCATCGTCATCACGGCGCACACGCCCGAGTGGGCGCGCCATGCGGCGGTATCGGCCACAGGCTTTGCAACCTCGGTGATCGCTTGCGGCTGCGAGGCGGGCATCGAGCGCGAGCTGGGCCCGCACGAAACACCCGACGGGCGGCCGGGCGTGAACGTGCTGATCTTCTCGATGTCGGGCAAGGAGCTGGGCAAGCAGCTGGAGCGCCGTGTCGGCCAGTGCGTGCTGACCTGCCCGACCACGGCGGTGTTTGCCGGCCTGCCGCGCACGGCCGGCGGAGACGTGGCGGCGCTGGGCAAGAACCTGCGCTTCTTCGGCGACGGCTGGCAGATTTCGAAGGTGATCGACGGTGTGCGCTATTGGCGCGTGCCGGTGATGGACGGCGAATTCGTTGCCCAGGAAGACACGCCCGTGGTCAAGGCCGTGGGTGGCGGCAACCTGCTGCTGCTCGCGCGCGACACCGACGGCGCACTGGCGGCTGCCGAGGCGGCAGTGGCTGCGATGAAGCGGCTGCCGAACGTGGTCATGCCTTTTCCGGGCGGCGTGGTGCGCTCGGGCTCGAAGGTGGGGAGCCGCTACGCGAACCTGAACGCGTCGACCAACGATGCGTTTTGCCCCAGCCTCGTCGGACTGGTGCCTCACAGCGAACTGGCAAGCAAGGGTGGCGCGCATGCAGGGATCGGCTGCGTGATGGAGATCGTGATCGACGGCCTGACCGAAGGCGATGTGGCAGCAGCCATGCGCGTGGGCATGCAAGCCGCCATCGGCATTGGCCCGGCCGGTGGCCTGCTGCGCATTTCGGCGGGCAACTACGGCGGCAAGCTGGGCCCGTTTCACTTTCATCTGCACAAGCTGCTCGGCGTGGGAGATGGGCCATGA
- a CDS encoding formylmethanofuran dehydrogenase subunit C, translating to MSGWNLRLRQVPAMRVDLRGITPSALAELSAAQVEQLPVGHGNELIALAELFDIAPGNEEGVLRLEGNLERFDRIGWQMDAGRIRIEGHAGHYAGGCMRGGELRIEGRAGLLAACEMAGGTIDVKGDVGDFAASTLPGSMDGMRGGTFVVHGNAGERFGDRMRRGTALVHGGAGAFLGSRMVAGTIAVGGNVGAHAGYGMRRGSIVFAEARAALPEGTRPAPTFVPNRAATPVFWALLARDLARHGGLFSDLPMRRIERHLGDLSADGKGELVVCL from the coding sequence ATGAGTGGATGGAACCTCAGGCTGCGGCAAGTGCCCGCAATGCGCGTGGACTTGCGCGGCATCACGCCGTCGGCGCTGGCGGAGCTCTCGGCCGCCCAGGTCGAGCAGCTGCCCGTGGGCCATGGCAACGAGTTGATCGCGCTGGCCGAACTGTTCGACATTGCGCCGGGCAACGAAGAGGGCGTGCTTCGCCTCGAAGGCAACCTCGAGCGCTTCGATCGCATCGGCTGGCAGATGGACGCCGGCCGCATCCGCATCGAAGGCCATGCCGGCCACTATGCGGGCGGCTGCATGCGCGGCGGCGAACTGCGCATCGAAGGCCGCGCCGGCCTGCTGGCCGCCTGCGAAATGGCCGGCGGCACCATCGACGTGAAGGGCGACGTGGGCGACTTTGCCGCAAGCACCTTGCCCGGCAGCATGGACGGCATGCGTGGCGGCACCTTCGTCGTTCATGGCAACGCGGGCGAGCGCTTCGGCGACCGCATGCGCCGCGGCACTGCGCTGGTTCATGGCGGGGCGGGCGCCTTCCTGGGGTCGCGCATGGTGGCCGGCACGATTGCCGTGGGCGGCAATGTCGGCGCGCATGCGGGCTATGGCATGCGCCGCGGCAGCATCGTTTTTGCGGAGGCGCGGGCGGCCTTGCCCGAAGGCACCCGGCCGGCGCCGACCTTCGTGCCGAACCGTGCCGCGACGCCGGTGTTCTGGGCACTGCTGGCCCGCGATCTTGCGCGGCACGGCGGGCTCTTCAGCGACTTGCCGATGCGCCGCATCGAGCGCCACCTGGGCGACCTTTCCGCCGACGGGAAGGGTGAACTCGTCGTGTGCCTGTGA
- the fae gene encoding formaldehyde-activating enzyme, which produces MTHPYIFHAGEATVLAREGQFTDAMPEILIGATDGPVGHAFAGMMAQSKGHTAMFAIRACNQLVRPATIMVPKVTLKDSANIDLFGGVVQSATADAVVDCLIDGIIPRDSANTLCIISLVWIDPRCAKDENLDKKDMYRTNYEATKLAIRRALSNEPSVDELIANRHRIKHDMDDWS; this is translated from the coding sequence ATGACGCATCCTTATATTTTTCACGCCGGCGAAGCCACCGTTCTTGCGAGGGAGGGGCAGTTCACCGATGCCATGCCCGAGATCCTGATCGGCGCCACCGACGGACCGGTGGGCCATGCCTTTGCGGGCATGATGGCCCAGAGCAAGGGCCACACCGCGATGTTCGCGATTCGGGCCTGCAACCAGCTCGTGCGGCCCGCGACCATCATGGTCCCCAAGGTCACGCTGAAGGATTCGGCCAACATCGACCTGTTTGGCGGGGTGGTGCAAAGCGCAACGGCCGACGCGGTGGTCGACTGCCTGATCGATGGCATCATTCCCAGGGACAGTGCCAATACGCTGTGCATCATCAGCCTGGTGTGGATCGATCCGCGCTGCGCCAAGGATGAGAACCTCGACAAGAAAGACATGTACCGCACCAACTACGAAGCCACCAAGCTCGCCATTCGGCGCGCGCTGAGCAACGAGCCGTCGGTGGACGAGCTGATTGCCAACCGCCACCGCATCAAGCACGACATGGACGACTGGAGCTGA
- the pabB gene encoding aminodeoxychorismate synthase component I, with protein sequence MPAFALLDDCGSTAGRPTSRLHTGFVREHRCTEAARLDEVWAQVDADLREGLHAVLLADYEWGAKLLHAGQARLAPDDASALRVLMFRECARLSADEAGAWLARLEQREAGGLQAPGQPQPAGVMDLHPSIDEAAFTAAIARIHEAIAAGETYQVNFTYRLHGRSYGSPVALYRRLRERQPVAYGALIALPEGTGEAGESDATHVLSCSPELFLRHDSGVLTARPMKGTAARADAPEGDSEMARLLSVDTKNRAENVMIVDLLRNDIGRVAEVGSVKVPTLFAVEPYATVFQMTSTVQAKLRANVGMPELLRAVFPCGSITGAPKHRTMEWIAELESTPRGLYCGAIGWIDAPGQGASIGDFCLSVAIRTLTLGDDAEGLRTLRLGVGAGIVQDSVAADEFEECLLKARFLTALDPGFELFETMLVAPGDGIRYLDRHLGRLAGSARALGFRFSRDAAMEALQSALPALSPNQPSRLRLALAHDGRVGITHSPLPPLPPGAVKLIVADQRLPNANPLGAFKTTVRQHYDAGVRAAERAGAFDSLFFTEDGRLVEGGRSTLFARIDGRWWTPPVADGALPGVMRGVLIEDSIWEAAERSLYLPDLQAAQKLVVCNALRGVLPAQLLTQAQLQPQEASAA encoded by the coding sequence TTGCCTGCCTTCGCGCTTCTCGACGACTGCGGCTCCACCGCCGGGCGGCCCACCAGCCGGCTGCACACCGGGTTCGTCCGCGAACACCGGTGCACAGAGGCAGCCCGGCTCGATGAAGTGTGGGCGCAGGTCGATGCCGACTTGCGCGAAGGCCTGCACGCGGTGCTGCTGGCCGACTACGAATGGGGCGCCAAGCTGCTGCACGCGGGGCAGGCGCGGCTTGCTCCGGACGACGCCTCGGCATTGCGTGTGCTGATGTTCCGTGAATGCGCCAGGCTCTCGGCCGACGAGGCAGGCGCCTGGCTGGCAAGGCTCGAACAGCGCGAGGCCGGCGGGTTGCAAGCACCCGGCCAGCCGCAGCCCGCCGGCGTGATGGACCTGCACCCCAGCATCGACGAAGCGGCGTTCACGGCGGCCATCGCGCGCATTCACGAGGCCATCGCCGCGGGCGAGACCTACCAGGTCAACTTTACCTACCGGCTGCATGGCCGGAGCTACGGCTCGCCCGTGGCCTTGTACCGGCGCCTGCGCGAGCGGCAGCCTGTGGCCTATGGCGCGCTGATCGCCTTGCCTGAGGGCACCGGCGAGGCCGGCGAGAGCGATGCGACCCACGTGCTCTCCTGTTCGCCCGAACTCTTTTTGCGCCATGACTCGGGCGTGCTTACCGCGCGCCCCATGAAAGGCACCGCCGCGCGTGCCGATGCGCCCGAGGGCGACAGCGAAATGGCGCGCCTGCTTTCGGTCGACACCAAGAACCGCGCCGAGAACGTGATGATCGTCGACCTGCTGCGCAACGACATCGGCCGTGTGGCCGAGGTCGGCTCGGTCAAGGTGCCCACGCTCTTTGCCGTCGAACCCTACGCCACGGTGTTCCAGATGACATCGACCGTGCAGGCAAAGCTGCGCGCGAACGTCGGCATGCCCGAGCTGCTGCGCGCGGTGTTTCCCTGTGGCTCCATCACCGGCGCGCCCAAGCACCGCACCATGGAATGGATTGCAGAGCTCGAGAGCACGCCCCGCGGCCTTTACTGCGGGGCCATCGGCTGGATCGATGCGCCGGGGCAGGGCGCGTCGATCGGCGACTTCTGCCTCTCGGTGGCCATTCGCACGCTCACGCTGGGAGACGACGCCGAAGGCCTGCGGACGCTGCGCCTGGGCGTCGGGGCGGGCATCGTGCAAGACAGCGTCGCGGCCGACGAGTTCGAAGAGTGCTTGCTCAAGGCGCGCTTTCTCACTGCGCTCGACCCCGGCTTCGAGCTTTTCGAAACCATGCTGGTTGCACCGGGCGACGGCATCCGCTACCTCGACCGGCACCTGGGCCGGCTGGCGGGCAGCGCACGTGCGCTGGGCTTCAGGTTCAGCCGCGATGCCGCAATGGAAGCACTGCAAAGTGCACTGCCCGCGCTTTCGCCCAACCAGCCGTCGCGGCTGCGCCTGGCGCTCGCGCACGACGGGCGCGTCGGCATCACGCACTCGCCATTGCCGCCTCTGCCTCCCGGCGCGGTAAAGCTCATCGTGGCCGACCAGCGCCTGCCCAATGCCAACCCGCTGGGCGCGTTCAAGACCACCGTGCGCCAACACTACGATGCCGGCGTGCGCGCCGCCGAACGCGCCGGCGCCTTCGACAGCCTGTTCTTCACCGAAGACGGCCGGCTTGTCGAAGGCGGGCGCAGCACGCTCTTCGCGCGCATCGACGGGCGCTGGTGGACGCCGCCCGTTGCGGACGGTGCGCTGCCCGGCGTGATGCGTGGCGTGCTCATCGAAGACTCCATCTGGGAGGCCGCGGAACGCAGCCTGTATCTGCCAGACCTGCAGGCAGCGCAAAAGCTCGTGGTGTGCAACGCTTTGCGCGGCGTGCTGCCTGCGCAGCTGCTCACGCAAGCGCAGCTCCAGCCGCAGGAGGCTTCGGCCGCCTGA